Proteins encoded together in one Desulfosporosinus meridiei DSM 13257 window:
- a CDS encoding ATP-binding protein — translation MLRKIIKIDEEKCNGCGLCVNACHEGALQLIEGKARLISESYCDGLGDCLPECPTNAIILEERETVEYDEEAVKKHIEKKQRPANPTPCGCPGTHAKLLVDKQDNTTPIPSESTPSQLAQWPCQLKLVPVTAPYLDNAHLLIAADCTAFAYPNIHQKFMRNKITLIGCPKLDDGDYSEKLTAILKQHEIKSLSVLRMEVPCCGGIVQAVKKALINSEKLIPWSVVTISTNGRVIEE, via the coding sequence ATGTTAAGAAAAATTATCAAAATAGATGAAGAAAAGTGTAATGGGTGTGGGTTATGTGTCAACGCTTGTCATGAAGGTGCTCTACAATTAATAGAGGGCAAAGCTCGCCTCATTTCCGAAAGCTACTGTGATGGTCTTGGCGACTGTCTGCCTGAGTGCCCTACAAACGCTATTATACTTGAGGAGAGAGAAACCGTAGAATACGATGAGGAAGCTGTCAAGAAACATATAGAAAAGAAACAACGGCCTGCCAACCCTACTCCATGCGGATGTCCGGGTACTCATGCCAAACTACTTGTTGACAAACAGGATAATACTACTCCGATACCCTCAGAAAGCACACCATCACAGCTCGCTCAGTGGCCCTGCCAGCTAAAATTAGTTCCAGTAACCGCACCTTATCTCGATAACGCACATTTACTAATAGCTGCAGATTGTACAGCTTTTGCCTATCCAAATATTCATCAAAAGTTTATGCGCAATAAGATCACCTTGATAGGATGTCCGAAGTTAGACGATGGCGATTACTCCGAAAAACTTACTGCCATATTAAAACAGCACGAAATCAAAAGTCTATCAGTTTTACGAATGGAGGTTCCCTGCTGTGGTGGTATCGTTCAAGCTGTAAAGAAGGCACTTATAAACAGTGAAAAACTTATCCCTTGGAGTGTGGTTACCATATCAACGAACGGAAGAGTTATCGAAGAATAG
- a CDS encoding PaaI family thioesterase: MDSDLMKLMKNDRFAAYVGIEIIKVEPGYAITQMEISEKHLNGVDIIQGGVIFTLADFAFAAAANATGSVTVAINSNISYFMASKGKSLIAEAKELSSSKNIANYNVDVFNEHRDHIAKLSITGYKKLKK; this comes from the coding sequence ATGGATAGTGATCTAATGAAACTTATGAAAAATGATAGGTTCGCAGCCTATGTTGGCATAGAGATAATAAAAGTAGAGCCAGGCTATGCAATAACCCAGATGGAAATATCGGAGAAGCATTTAAACGGCGTGGACATTATCCAAGGAGGCGTAATTTTTACTTTGGCCGATTTTGCCTTTGCGGCTGCTGCCAACGCTACTGGTAGTGTTACCGTGGCAATAAATTCGAATATATCCTATTTTATGGCATCAAAAGGAAAGTCCTTGATAGCTGAGGCCAAAGAACTTTCTAGTTCTAAAAATATTGCTAATTACAATGTGGATGTGTTTAATGAACATCGAGATCATATCGCTAAACTGAGTATTACAGGTTATAAGAAACTCAAAAAATGA
- a CDS encoding (4Fe-4S)-binding protein, translating into MKEYRNEHIIVHWYPELCAHPGTCLRLLPKVFNLEQRPWVNVDAAEPEEIIRAIDQCPSGALRYSLPKGSKVNAQRANGVGNLNYEDRNPSEVKIKVCSNGPLLVEGSSLLIGIDGKVLKEGGRIALCRCGYSEKRPFCDGVHSKKGWAPDRNDLI; encoded by the coding sequence ATGAAAGAATATAGAAATGAACATATCATAGTTCACTGGTATCCGGAATTGTGTGCACATCCCGGGACGTGCTTGAGGCTTTTGCCAAAGGTATTTAACCTTGAACAACGTCCCTGGGTTAACGTTGATGCTGCAGAACCCGAGGAAATCATCAGGGCTATAGATCAATGCCCCTCAGGCGCTTTAAGATACTCCTTACCCAAGGGTTCGAAAGTTAATGCGCAAAGGGCTAATGGTGTTGGCAATCTTAACTATGAGGATAGGAATCCATCAGAAGTTAAGATAAAAGTATGTTCGAACGGGCCGCTTTTGGTTGAAGGTTCGTCTCTTCTAATAGGGATTGACGGGAAAGTGTTAAAGGAAGGCGGTCGTATAGCATTATGCCGCTGCGGATATTCCGAAAAACGCCCCTTTTGTGATGGAGTTCATAGTAAGAAAGGATGGGCACCTGATAGAAATGATTTAATTTAA
- a CDS encoding Crp/Fnr family transcriptional regulator: MLEKYFDVIVNVSLFYGIERAGIANMLNCLKPRVGIYKKGDYIVTSGQTYENVGVVLKGTATVSKESTSGNRIVMTLLKERDIFGEIVAFSSMTTWPATVQAQEACEILFLPRSKIVGDCDKMCSWHRIFIQNFLRVISERAIVLNKKVEYLTIKSIRGKICSFLLEHYNKSGSKEIELALNRNELADFLNVSRPSMSREMSKMREEGVIDFHLSTFRIIDLQALKTMSEL; the protein is encoded by the coding sequence ATGTTAGAAAAATACTTTGACGTGATCGTAAATGTAAGTTTATTTTACGGTATTGAGAGAGCTGGCATTGCGAATATGCTGAATTGTTTAAAGCCGAGAGTAGGAATCTATAAAAAGGGCGATTATATCGTCACCAGTGGTCAAACCTATGAAAATGTTGGGGTAGTACTTAAAGGAACGGCGACAGTTAGTAAAGAAAGTACTTCAGGAAATAGAATTGTAATGACTCTATTAAAGGAGAGAGATATCTTTGGTGAGATAGTTGCATTTTCAAGTATGACAACATGGCCGGCAACGGTTCAGGCCCAGGAAGCTTGTGAGATTCTCTTCTTACCAAGGAGTAAGATTGTCGGGGATTGTGATAAGATGTGCAGTTGGCACAGGATTTTTATACAAAACTTCTTGAGAGTAATCTCTGAAAGAGCAATAGTATTGAACAAAAAGGTTGAGTACTTAACCATAAAAAGTATCCGAGGAAAAATATGTTCTTTTTTACTTGAACATTACAACAAATCAGGGAGCAAAGAAATAGAATTAGCGTTAAATCGCAACGAACTGGCGGATTTCTTAAATGTTTCTCGACCGTCTATGTCAAGAGAAATGAGCAAAATGAGGGAGGAGGGAGTTATTGATTTCCACTTGTCAACTTTTAGAATTATAGATTTACAAGCCTTAAAGACAATGAGTGAACTGTAA
- the dmpI gene encoding 4-oxalocrotonate tautomerase DmpI, with protein sequence MPVITIDAGRMSKEQKAKLVKELASKASETLNIPVEAFVTIIRENDMDNIGSGNQLLSEKMGK encoded by the coding sequence ATGCCCGTAATTACAATTGATGCTGGAAGAATGTCCAAAGAACAGAAGGCGAAGTTAGTTAAAGAATTAGCCTCAAAGGCAAGCGAAACACTAAACATACCGGTAGAAGCATTTGTTACAATCATTCGAGAAAATGATATGGACAACATCGGAAGTGGTAACCAGCTCTTATCTGAAAAGATGGGCAAATAG
- the rbr gene encoding rubrerythrin — protein sequence MNSLKGTKTAENLMKAFAGESQARNRYTYYASVADKEGYKQIKNIFIETADNEKEHAKRFYKFLLAGFQNELPATLEISASFPVAQGTTLDNLMAAASGENEEWSELYPDFAKVAEEEGFPEIALAFKMIAEAEKRHETRYNKLAQNIKDGKVFKKDGSKLWKCGNCGYVHEGTSAPDECPACIHPQAYFEVFEETY from the coding sequence ATGAATAGTTTAAAAGGGACTAAAACTGCTGAGAATCTGATGAAAGCTTTTGCAGGGGAATCACAGGCACGTAACCGCTATACTTATTACGCTTCAGTAGCGGATAAAGAAGGGTACAAGCAAATAAAAAACATATTTATTGAGACAGCCGATAACGAAAAGGAACATGCGAAAAGATTTTATAAATTCTTATTAGCTGGTTTCCAGAATGAACTTCCTGCCACTCTAGAAATAAGTGCCTCTTTTCCTGTTGCTCAGGGTACAACCCTAGATAATTTGATGGCCGCAGCAAGTGGGGAAAATGAAGAGTGGAGTGAATTATATCCGGATTTTGCCAAGGTCGCAGAAGAAGAAGGCTTTCCAGAGATTGCCCTTGCCTTTAAGATGATTGCTGAGGCTGAAAAAAGGCATGAAACCAGATATAATAAACTAGCTCAGAACATCAAAGATGGCAAGGTATTTAAGAAAGATGGAAGTAAACTTTGGAAGTGTGGAAATTGCGGCTATGTTCATGAAGGAACTAGTGCACCTGACGAATGTCCGGCTTGCATTCATCCGCAAGCATACTTTGAAGTTTTTGAAGAGACTTATTAA